One segment of Streptomyces sp. NBC_00576 DNA contains the following:
- the chpH gene encoding chaplin ChpH, translated as MIKKVVAAAAATGGLVLAGAGLAVADAGAQGAAVHSPGVLSGNVVQVPVHIPVNVCGNTISVIGLLNPAFGNTCVNN; from the coding sequence ATGATCAAGAAGGTCGTCGCCGCTGCGGCTGCCACTGGTGGTCTGGTTCTCGCGGGTGCGGGCCTGGCCGTCGCCGATGCGGGTGCCCAGGGTGCTGCCGTGCACTCCCCGGGTGTCCTGTCCGGCAACGTTGTTCAGGTTCCCGTTCACATCCCGGTGAACGTCTGCGGCAACACGATCTCCGTGATCGGGCTGCTGAACCCCGCCTTCGGCAACACCTGCGTCAACAACTGA